A section of the Pseudomonas lini genome encodes:
- the gatA gene encoding Asp-tRNA(Asn)/Glu-tRNA(Gln) amidotransferase subunit GatA, translating into MHQLTLAEIARGLADKKFSSEELTKVLLARIAQLDPQLNSFISLTEDLALQQAKAADARRANGESGALLGAPIAHKDLFCTQGIRTSCGSKMLDNFKAPYDATVVAKLAAAGAVTLGKTNMDEFAMGSANESSYYGAVKNPWNLEHVPGGSSGGSAAAVAARLLPAATGTDTGGSIRQPAALTNLTGLKPTYGRVSRWGMIAYASSLDQGGPLARTAEDCAILLQGMAGFDPQDSTSIDEPVPDYSAGLNGSLQGLRIGVPKEYFSAGLDPRIADLVMASVEELKKLGAVVKEISLPNMQHAIPAYYVIAPAEASSNLSRFDGVRFGYRCEDPKNLEDLYKRSRGEGFGAEVQRRIMVGAYALSAGYYDAYYLKAQKIRRLIKNDFMAAFNEVDIILGPTTPNPAWKLGAKNSDPVAAYLEDVYTITANLAGLPGLSMPAGFVDGLPVGVQLLAPYFQEGRLLNVAHQYQLNTDWHTRTPTGF; encoded by the coding sequence ATGCATCAATTGACTCTGGCCGAGATCGCCCGCGGACTCGCCGATAAAAAGTTTTCTTCCGAAGAGCTGACCAAAGTCCTGCTGGCGCGTATCGCCCAGCTCGACCCGCAGCTCAACAGTTTCATCAGCCTCACCGAAGACCTGGCGCTCCAGCAGGCGAAAGCCGCTGACGCTCGTCGGGCCAATGGTGAGAGCGGCGCCCTGCTCGGTGCGCCGATCGCCCACAAAGACCTGTTCTGCACCCAGGGCATTCGCACCAGCTGCGGCTCGAAGATGCTCGACAACTTTAAAGCACCGTACGACGCCACCGTGGTCGCCAAACTGGCTGCGGCCGGGGCCGTGACCCTGGGCAAGACCAACATGGACGAATTCGCCATGGGGTCGGCCAACGAGTCGAGTTACTACGGCGCGGTGAAAAACCCGTGGAACCTGGAACACGTTCCGGGCGGCTCGTCTGGCGGTTCGGCGGCTGCGGTTGCCGCTCGTCTGTTGCCAGCGGCGACGGGCACCGACACCGGCGGCTCGATTCGCCAGCCCGCCGCGCTGACCAACCTCACCGGCCTGAAACCGACGTACGGTCGCGTTTCGCGCTGGGGCATGATCGCTTACGCGTCCAGCCTCGATCAGGGCGGTCCATTGGCCCGCACCGCCGAAGACTGCGCGATCCTGCTGCAAGGCATGGCCGGTTTCGACCCGCAGGACTCCACCAGCATCGACGAGCCCGTGCCTGATTACAGCGCCGGCCTCAACGGTTCGCTGCAAGGTCTGCGCATCGGCGTGCCGAAGGAATACTTCAGCGCAGGTCTCGACCCGCGCATCGCCGACCTGGTCATGGCCAGCGTTGAAGAGCTGAAAAAGCTCGGCGCCGTGGTCAAGGAAATCAGCCTGCCGAACATGCAGCACGCAATCCCTGCGTACTACGTGATCGCCCCGGCGGAAGCGTCTTCCAACCTGTCGCGTTTCGACGGCGTGCGTTTCGGCTATCGCTGCGAAGACCCGAAAAACCTGGAAGACCTGTACAAGCGTTCCCGTGGTGAAGGTTTCGGGGCGGAAGTGCAGCGCCGGATCATGGTCGGTGCCTACGCGCTGTCGGCCGGTTACTACGACGCCTACTACCTGAAGGCGCAGAAAATCCGTCGCCTGATCAAGAACGACTTCATGGCTGCCTTTAATGAGGTCGACATCATCCTCGGCCCAACCACGCCGAACCCGGCCTGGAAACTCGGCGCCAAGAACAGCGACCCGGTCGCTGCGTACCTGGAAGACGTCTACACCATCACCGCCAACCTCGCCGGTCTGCCGGGCTTGTCCATGCCTGCAGGTTTTGTCGATGGCCTGCCGGTCGGCGTGCAACTGCTCGCCCCGTATTTCCAGGAAGGCCGCTTGCTCAATGTTGCCCATCAGTACCAACTGAACACTGACTGGCACACTCGCACCCCAACCGGCTTCTGA
- the gatC gene encoding Asp-tRNA(Asn)/Glu-tRNA(Gln) amidotransferase subunit GatC, giving the protein MALERSDVEKIAHLACLGLNDADLPHITSALNSILGLVDEMQAVNTDGIEPLAHPLEASQRLRADVVTETNHREAYQSIAPAVENGLYLVPKVID; this is encoded by the coding sequence ATGGCGCTTGAACGCTCCGACGTGGAAAAAATCGCTCATTTGGCCTGCCTTGGCCTCAATGATGCCGATCTTCCACACATCACTTCGGCCCTGAACAGCATTCTCGGGCTGGTCGACGAAATGCAAGCGGTCAATACCGACGGTATCGAGCCGCTGGCCCACCCATTGGAAGCGAGCCAGCGCCTGCGTGCAGACGTCGTGACCGAAACCAATCATCGCGAGGCCTATCAGTCCATCGCACCAGCGGTCGAAAACGGCCTGTATCTGGTTCCGAAAGTCATCGACTAA
- the mreB gene encoding rod shape-determining protein MreB encodes MFKKLRGMFSSDLSIDLGTANTLIYVRERGIVLNEPSVVAIRTHGNQKSVVAVGTEAKRMLGRTPGNIAAIRPMKDGVIADFSVCEKMLQYFINKVHENSFLQPSPRVLICVPCKSTQVERRAIRESALGAGAREVFLIEEPMAAAIGAGLPVEEARGSMVVDIGGGTTEIALISLNGVVYAESVRVGGDRFDEAIITYVRRNYGSLIGESTAERIKQEIGTAYPGGEVREVDVRGRNLAEGVPRAFTLNSNEVLEALQESLATIVQAVKSALEQSPPELASDIAERGLVLTGGGALLRDLDKLLAQETGLPVIVAEDPLTCVARGGGRALEMMDKHTMDLLSSE; translated from the coding sequence ATGTTCAAGAAACTGCGTGGCATGTTTTCCAGCGATCTTTCCATTGACCTGGGCACTGCCAACACCCTTATTTACGTGCGCGAGCGCGGTATCGTCCTGAATGAGCCCTCCGTTGTGGCTATTCGGACACACGGTAACCAGAAAAGTGTCGTTGCTGTCGGCACCGAGGCCAAGCGCATGCTCGGCCGTACGCCGGGCAACATTGCTGCCATTCGTCCGATGAAGGACGGTGTGATCGCCGACTTCAGCGTCTGCGAAAAAATGCTGCAGTACTTTATCAACAAGGTTCACGAAAACAGCTTTCTGCAGCCTAGCCCTCGTGTGCTGATCTGCGTTCCATGCAAATCGACCCAGGTTGAGCGTCGTGCCATCCGTGAATCGGCCCTTGGTGCCGGTGCCCGTGAAGTATTCCTGATCGAAGAGCCGATGGCTGCTGCGATCGGTGCTGGCCTGCCGGTAGAAGAAGCTCGCGGTTCGATGGTTGTCGATATCGGTGGCGGTACCACTGAAATCGCGCTGATCTCCCTCAACGGTGTGGTCTATGCCGAATCCGTACGGGTTGGCGGCGACCGTTTCGACGAAGCGATCATCACCTACGTGCGTCGCAACTACGGCAGCCTGATCGGCGAATCCACCGCCGAGCGCATCAAACAGGAAATCGGTACGGCCTACCCGGGCGGCGAAGTTCGTGAAGTCGACGTTCGTGGCCGTAACCTGGCCGAAGGCGTTCCACGCGCATTCACCCTGAACTCGAACGAAGTGCTGGAAGCTCTGCAAGAGTCCCTGGCCACCATCGTTCAGGCAGTGAAAAGCGCGCTGGAGCAGTCGCCTCCGGAGCTGGCGTCGGATATCGCCGAACGTGGTCTGGTACTGACCGGTGGTGGCGCCTTGCTGCGCGACCTCGACAAGTTGCTGGCCCAGGAAACCGGTCTGCCGGTGATCGTCGCCGAAGACCCGCTGACCTGCGTTGCTCGTGGCGGTGGCCGTGCATTGGAAATGATGGATAAACACACCATGGATCTGCTTTCCAGCGAATAA
- the mreC gene encoding rod shape-determining protein MreC translates to MKPLFTKGPSLGVRLLVLAVLSVALMVVDARFTLLKPVRSQMSLVLMQSYWITDLPQRLWQGVASQFGSRTELVAENEKLKTENLLLQGRMQKLAALTEQNVRLRELLNSSALVNEKVEVAELIGMDPNPFTHRIIINKGERDGVILGQPVLDARGLMGQVVELMPYTSRVLLLTDTTHSIPVQVNRNGLRAIASGTGNPERLELRHVADTADIKEGDLLVSSGLGQRFPAGYPVATVKEVIHDSGQPFAIVRAVPTAALNRSRYLLLVFSDGRTAEERANEAAQAQEALDQHGGGPIIPATVPKPAVSVIPATVAAPAVPAAAPVIAPAAAPPAKPAAAHAASKPPASAPAAKPPAAQPAAVKPAAKPPVSAPATTGGRE, encoded by the coding sequence ATTAAACCGCTTTTCACCAAAGGCCCCTCACTGGGCGTGCGCTTGTTGGTGCTGGCTGTGCTATCGGTCGCGCTGATGGTGGTCGATGCCCGCTTCACACTGCTCAAGCCAGTGCGTAGCCAAATGTCGCTGGTGCTGATGCAGTCTTACTGGATCACCGACCTGCCGCAGCGGCTATGGCAAGGTGTGGCCAGCCAATTCGGCAGCCGTACCGAACTGGTCGCCGAAAATGAAAAACTCAAAACCGAAAACCTGCTGTTGCAGGGGCGCATGCAAAAGCTGGCCGCCCTCACCGAGCAGAACGTTCGGCTGCGCGAGTTGCTCAACTCTTCCGCGCTGGTCAACGAGAAGGTCGAAGTGGCCGAATTGATCGGCATGGACCCCAACCCCTTTACCCATCGCATCATCATCAATAAAGGTGAGCGCGACGGTGTGATCCTCGGTCAGCCGGTGCTCGATGCCCGCGGCCTGATGGGTCAGGTGGTGGAGTTGATGCCGTACACCTCCCGCGTACTGTTGCTGACTGACACCACCCACAGCATTCCGGTGCAGGTGAACCGTAACGGTCTGCGGGCGATTGCCAGCGGCACCGGCAACCCGGAGCGCCTTGAGCTGCGTCATGTGGCCGATACCGCCGACATTAAAGAAGGCGATCTGCTGGTCAGCTCCGGCCTCGGCCAGCGTTTCCCGGCGGGTTACCCGGTGGCGACGGTCAAGGAAGTGATTCACGATTCCGGTCAGCCGTTCGCCATCGTCCGTGCGGTGCCGACCGCCGCGTTGAATCGCAGCCGTTATCTGCTGTTGGTGTTCAGTGACGGTCGCACAGCCGAGGAGCGCGCCAACGAAGCCGCCCAGGCTCAGGAAGCTCTGGACCAGCACGGCGGTGGGCCGATCATTCCTGCGACCGTGCCGAAACCGGCCGTGTCGGTGATACCGGCTACTGTCGCTGCTCCGGCTGTTCCGGCGGCTGCACCTGTTATCGCACCTGCTGCCGCGCCCCCGGCAAAACCTGCCGCTGCCCATGCTGCCAGCAAGCCACCCGCATCGGCACCAGCCGCCAAACCACCGGCAGCCCAACCCGCAGCCGTGAAGCCTGCTGCCAAACCGCCTGTCTCCGCGCCGGCCACCACTGGGGGAAGAGAATAA
- the mreD gene encoding rod shape-determining protein MreD: MGGATSSRNGWMVWLTFAIGMLLSVSPLPQFMEILRPLWLALLLAFWALALPQKVGMVTAWCLGLAEDVLYGTLLGQNALILTLITFLVLSLQQRLRMFPMWQQSLVILVIFGLAQLVQLWLSALTGNRQPTLALVLPALVSALLWPWISYGLRGLRRRYKIN, from the coding sequence ATGGGCGGTGCAACTTCCTCCCGAAACGGCTGGATGGTCTGGCTGACCTTTGCCATTGGCATGCTGCTCAGCGTTTCGCCGTTGCCGCAATTCATGGAAATCCTGCGTCCTCTGTGGCTGGCCTTGCTGTTGGCCTTCTGGGCGTTGGCCCTGCCGCAGAAAGTCGGCATGGTGACCGCCTGGTGCCTGGGGCTGGCCGAAGACGTGCTGTATGGCACGTTGCTGGGTCAGAACGCGTTGATCCTCACGCTCATTACCTTCCTGGTGCTATCGCTGCAACAGCGCCTGCGCATGTTCCCGATGTGGCAACAGAGCCTGGTGATCCTGGTGATCTTCGGCCTCGCCCAACTGGTTCAGTTGTGGCTGAGCGCCCTGACCGGCAATCGTCAGCCGACCCTGGCGCTGGTGTTGCCGGCACTGGTCAGCGCGTTGCTCTGGCCATGGATCAGCTACGGTTTGCGCGGTTTGCGTCGACGCTACAAAATCAATTAA
- a CDS encoding nucleoside triphosphate pyrophosphatase → MKQLYLASGSPRRRELLTQIGVSFSVISADIDETPLPEESPSAYVERLARGKAEAGHGTVVSDADFCVLGADTAVVLDGKILGKPVDEADACAMLMLLSGREHEVLTAIAVRDGERCESLAVRSLVRFRNIDRDEAAAYWASGEPGDKAGGYGIQGLGAVFVAGLNGSYSAVVGLPLCETCELLGHFGIPCWQTFNAR, encoded by the coding sequence ATGAAGCAGCTGTACCTCGCCTCAGGCTCGCCGCGTCGACGTGAACTGCTCACGCAGATCGGCGTGTCGTTCTCCGTCATCAGCGCGGACATTGATGAAACCCCTTTACCTGAAGAATCCCCATCGGCCTATGTCGAGCGTCTGGCGCGCGGCAAGGCTGAGGCCGGACACGGGACGGTCGTGTCCGACGCGGATTTCTGCGTGCTGGGCGCCGACACCGCCGTGGTGCTGGACGGGAAAATTCTCGGCAAGCCGGTGGACGAAGCCGATGCATGCGCCATGCTTATGCTGTTGTCCGGGCGCGAACATGAAGTGCTGACGGCGATTGCTGTGCGCGATGGCGAGCGCTGCGAGTCTTTGGCGGTGCGCAGCCTGGTGCGTTTTCGCAACATCGACCGCGACGAAGCGGCGGCCTACTGGGCCAGCGGCGAACCTGGGGACAAGGCTGGCGGTTATGGGATTCAAGGGCTGGGCGCGGTGTTCGTCGCCGGGCTCAATGGCAGTTATTCGGCAGTGGTCGGATTGCCCCTGTGCGAAACCTGCGAGCTACTCGGCCATTTCGGCATACCCTGTTGGCAAACCTTTAACGCGCGTTGA
- the rng gene encoding ribonuclease G: MSEEILINITPMESRVAVVENGVLQEVHVERTQKRGIVGNIYKGKVVRVLPGMQAAFVDIGLDRAAFIHASEISLREGPAVESISALVHEGQSLVVQVTKDPIGSKGARLTTQLSIPSRYLVYMPRTAHVGISLKIEDEAERERLKQVVTDCVAKEGIKEAGGFILRTAAEGAGADEILMDIRYLRRLWDQINEQIKTISAPSVIYEDLGLALRTLRDLVSPKIEKIRIDSRETFQKTTQFVAELMPEIADRLEHYPGERPIFDLYGVEDEIQKALERKVPLKSGGYLVVDPAEAMSTIDVNTGAFVGHRNLEETIFKTNLEAATAIARQLRLRNLGGIIIIDFIDMEDEEHQRQVLRTLEKQLERDHAKTNIIGITELGLVQMTRKRTRESLEQVLCEPCSSCQGRGKLKTPETVCYEIFREILREARAYQAEGYRVLANQKVVDRLLDEESGNVAELEGFIGRTIRFQVETMYSQEQYDVVLL; encoded by the coding sequence ATGAGTGAAGAGATCCTGATCAACATCACGCCGATGGAATCGCGCGTGGCGGTGGTCGAAAACGGTGTCCTGCAAGAGGTCCACGTCGAGCGCACGCAAAAGCGCGGGATCGTCGGCAACATCTATAAAGGCAAGGTCGTGCGGGTATTGCCGGGCATGCAGGCCGCCTTCGTTGATATCGGTCTGGACCGCGCCGCATTTATTCATGCCTCGGAAATTTCCCTGCGCGAAGGCCCGGCGGTGGAGAGCATCAGCGCGCTGGTTCATGAGGGTCAGAGCCTGGTGGTGCAAGTCACCAAGGACCCGATCGGTTCCAAAGGCGCACGCCTGACGACGCAACTGTCGATTCCTTCGCGCTATCTGGTGTACATGCCGCGCACCGCTCATGTCGGCATTTCCCTGAAAATCGAGGACGAAGCCGAGCGCGAACGCCTCAAGCAAGTGGTCACCGACTGCGTGGCCAAAGAAGGCATCAAGGAAGCCGGCGGTTTTATTTTGCGTACCGCAGCCGAAGGGGCCGGGGCCGATGAAATCCTCATGGACATCCGCTATCTGCGCAGGCTCTGGGACCAGATCAACGAACAGATCAAGACCATCAGCGCGCCGAGTGTGATCTACGAAGACCTCGGCCTGGCGCTGCGCACCTTGCGCGACCTGGTGAGCCCGAAGATCGAGAAGATCCGCATCGACTCCCGGGAGACCTTCCAGAAAACCACGCAGTTCGTCGCCGAACTGATGCCGGAAATCGCCGACCGCTTGGAGCATTACCCTGGCGAACGGCCGATCTTCGACCTGTATGGCGTCGAAGACGAAATCCAGAAAGCCCTGGAACGTAAGGTGCCGCTCAAGTCCGGTGGCTATCTGGTGGTCGATCCGGCGGAAGCCATGAGCACCATTGACGTCAATACCGGGGCCTTTGTCGGTCATCGCAACCTCGAAGAAACCATCTTCAAGACCAACCTCGAAGCCGCCACCGCCATTGCCCGTCAGTTGCGCCTGCGTAACCTGGGCGGGATCATCATCATCGATTTCATCGACATGGAAGATGAAGAGCATCAGCGTCAAGTGTTGCGCACGCTCGAGAAGCAACTGGAACGCGATCACGCCAAGACCAACATCATCGGCATCACCGAGTTGGGCCTGGTGCAGATGACCCGCAAGCGCACCCGCGAAAGTCTTGAGCAAGTGCTGTGCGAACCGTGCAGCAGCTGCCAGGGTCGCGGCAAACTCAAGACTCCGGAAACCGTGTGCTACGAGATCTTCCGCGAAATCCTGCGTGAGGCCCGGGCCTATCAGGCTGAAGGCTATCGGGTGCTGGCGAATCAGAAAGTGGTCGACCGTTTGCTCGACGAAGAGTCGGGCAACGTTGCCGAGCTCGAAGGCTTTATCGGGCGCACTATTCGGTTCCAGGTGGAAACCATGTATTCCCAGGAACAATACGACGTGGTGTTGCTCTGA
- a CDS encoding YhdP family protein — MERLTRILAALTRWGLGLCALVLVLMALFVSLGRELTPLVAEYRADVEDKASNALGMPLQIGKLEGNWSGLAPVLLAHDVMVGEGSNALRLDQVRAVPDLWASLLAREVRIAHLELNGLKISLKEGEDGHWALEGLPVQQDQPLNPEQLLNRMQIVQQLSVLDSQITLQPLGESPLTLTYVGLNLKTGPSHQRLDARLTLPDGQPVAMSLRTHLRAAQWKDGEADAYLSLPQSDWSKWLPERLTQQWNFSEIKAGGELWVNWSKGTLQRAAIRLNAPQLKGAYAERKPIQINNLALNGYFQRSSKGVLVTLDSLAMSLGDTRWESKLQFQQTAATDTVPELLHLQADRLDLTPLTPLLNALGPLPEGVATAVERLKVTGVLRNVLIDFRPAATDDSKFSFAANLEKVGFDAYRGAPAVRNVSGNIGGDLGQGELRMDSKDFSLHLDPIFAKPWQYIQANARLTWKLDKEGFTLIAPYLKVLGEEGKIAGDFLIRLHFDHTQEDYMDLRVGLVDGDGRYTAKYLPTVLSPGLDEWLRTAILKGAVDEGFFQYQGSLNHGAAETARSISLFFKVHDAELAFQPGWPHVSKVSGDVFIEDSGVRIIASKGQLLDTQVSDVYVNIPRVPAGQSTHLFLDGAFAGGLGDGLKILQEAPIGTADTFVGWEGEGDLQGKLKLDIPLVKGEKPKILVDFKTDKARLKLREPTLELTQLKGDFRFDSTKGLSGQKITARAFDKPVTAQIFAEGSPGKLNTRVAASGEVEVKKLTDWLNVTQPLPVTGMIPYQLQLNLDGADSQLMVSSNLRGVAVDLPAPFGMAADVGRDTVFRMTLQGPERRYWVNYGELANFTFAAPTGNFADGRGELLLGGGNAVLPGAKGLRVRGVLSELDVAPWQDLVTRYAGQDPGGSAKQLLSGVDLKVGKLTGFGTTLDQASVQLTRKPAAWALQLDSQQAKGSIGIPDAKAAPIAVNLQYVRLPAPDPTVLADENSPDPLASVDPTKIPALDVTINQLFQGPDLVGAWHLKVRPTAKGIAFNSLDLGLKGILLQGSGGWEGMPGNSSSWYKGRVSGKNLADVLKGWGFAPSVTSEEFHMNVDGRWPGSPAWLATKRFSGSLDASLNKGQFVEVEGSAQALRVFGLLNFNSIGRRLRLDFSDLFGKGLSYDRVKGLLVASNGVYVTREPILLTGPSSNVELNGTLDLVGDQVDAKLLVTLPVTNNLPIAALIVGAPAVGGALFLIDKLIGDRVARFASVKYTVKGPWKEPKITFDKPF; from the coding sequence ATGGAGCGTCTGACACGCATTTTGGCCGCACTGACCCGCTGGGGTCTGGGCCTGTGTGCGTTGGTTTTAGTGCTGATGGCGCTGTTCGTCAGCCTCGGCCGGGAACTGACGCCGCTGGTGGCCGAGTACCGTGCCGACGTCGAAGATAAAGCCAGCAATGCCTTGGGCATGCCCCTGCAGATCGGCAAGCTGGAAGGTAACTGGAGTGGCCTCGCCCCGGTTCTGCTGGCCCACGACGTGATGGTCGGCGAGGGCTCCAATGCCCTGCGCCTGGATCAGGTGCGCGCGGTGCCGGATCTTTGGGCCAGCTTGCTGGCGCGCGAAGTGCGCATTGCACATCTGGAGCTCAACGGCCTGAAGATCAGCCTCAAGGAAGGCGAAGACGGTCATTGGGCGCTGGAAGGTTTGCCGGTGCAGCAGGACCAGCCGCTGAACCCGGAACAACTGCTCAATCGCATGCAGATCGTCCAGCAGCTATCGGTACTCGACAGCCAGATCACCTTGCAGCCGTTAGGGGAGTCGCCGCTGACCTTGACATACGTCGGCCTGAATCTGAAAACCGGTCCATCCCACCAACGGCTCGATGCCCGTTTGACCCTGCCCGACGGTCAGCCGGTAGCGATGAGCCTGCGCACCCATTTGCGCGCTGCCCAATGGAAGGACGGCGAAGCGGACGCTTACCTGAGCCTGCCGCAGAGTGATTGGTCGAAATGGTTGCCCGAGCGCCTGACCCAGCAATGGAACTTCTCCGAGATCAAGGCCGGTGGCGAGCTCTGGGTGAACTGGAGCAAGGGCACCCTGCAACGCGCCGCGATTCGTTTGAACGCGCCGCAACTCAAGGGCGCCTACGCCGAGCGCAAGCCGATCCAGATCAATAATCTGGCGCTGAACGGGTATTTCCAGCGCAGTTCCAAAGGCGTTCTGGTAACCCTGGATTCTCTGGCGATGAGCCTGGGTGACACCCGCTGGGAATCGAAACTGCAATTTCAACAAACTGCCGCGACCGATACGGTGCCAGAGCTCTTGCACCTGCAAGCCGACCGTCTCGATCTCACACCGCTCACTCCGCTGCTGAACGCCCTGGGCCCATTGCCCGAAGGTGTCGCCACGGCGGTCGAGCGGCTCAAGGTCACCGGAGTTTTGCGCAACGTGCTGATCGACTTCCGCCCAGCCGCTACCGATGACAGCAAATTCAGCTTTGCCGCCAATCTGGAAAAGGTCGGCTTCGACGCTTATCGCGGTGCACCAGCGGTGCGAAATGTCAGCGGCAACATCGGCGGCGACCTCGGGCAGGGCGAGCTGCGCATGGACAGCAAGGATTTCTCCCTGCACCTGGACCCGATTTTCGCCAAGCCATGGCAGTACATTCAGGCCAACGCCCGGTTGACCTGGAAACTCGACAAAGAAGGTTTCACCCTGATTGCACCGTACCTGAAGGTACTGGGCGAGGAGGGCAAGATTGCCGGCGACTTCCTGATCCGCCTGCATTTCGATCACACCCAGGAAGACTACATGGACCTGCGGGTCGGCCTGGTCGACGGCGACGGTCGCTACACCGCCAAGTACCTGCCCACGGTTCTCAGCCCGGGGCTGGACGAATGGCTGCGCACCGCGATTCTCAAAGGCGCGGTGGATGAAGGTTTCTTCCAGTACCAGGGTTCGCTGAACCACGGCGCCGCCGAAACGGCCCGCAGCATCAGCCTGTTCTTCAAGGTCCACGATGCCGAACTGGCGTTTCAGCCAGGCTGGCCGCATGTCAGCAAGGTCAGCGGCGATGTGTTCATCGAAGACAGCGGTGTGCGGATCATCGCCAGCAAGGGCCAATTGCTCGACACCCAGGTCAGCGACGTCTACGTCAATATTCCCCGTGTACCTGCCGGGCAGAGCACTCATCTGTTCCTCGATGGCGCGTTCGCTGGCGGGTTGGGCGATGGCCTGAAGATTCTGCAGGAAGCGCCGATCGGCACCGCCGACACCTTCGTCGGTTGGGAAGGCGAGGGCGATCTGCAAGGCAAGCTCAAACTCGATATCCCGCTGGTCAAAGGCGAGAAGCCGAAAATCCTCGTCGACTTCAAGACCGACAAAGCCCGTTTGAAGCTCCGCGAGCCCACCCTGGAGCTGACGCAACTCAAGGGCGATTTCCGTTTCGACAGCACCAAGGGTTTAAGCGGGCAAAAGATCACGGCGCGTGCGTTCGACAAGCCAGTGACCGCACAGATCTTCGCTGAAGGCAGCCCGGGCAAGCTCAACACTCGGGTTGCCGCATCGGGTGAGGTCGAGGTCAAGAAACTCACCGATTGGCTGAATGTCACTCAGCCATTGCCAGTGACGGGGATGATCCCTTATCAGTTGCAGCTGAACCTTGATGGCGCCGACAGTCAATTGATGGTCAGCTCCAACCTCAGGGGCGTGGCGGTGGATTTGCCGGCGCCGTTCGGCATGGCGGCCGATGTCGGGCGCGATACCGTGTTCCGCATGACCCTGCAAGGACCGGAGCGGCGTTACTGGGTCAACTACGGTGAGCTGGCAAACTTCACGTTTGCGGCACCAACCGGCAATTTCGCCGACGGTCGCGGTGAGTTGCTTCTCGGTGGCGGCAATGCCGTGTTACCCGGTGCCAAAGGCTTGCGCGTGCGTGGAGTACTGTCCGAGCTGGATGTCGCCCCCTGGCAGGATCTGGTAACCAGGTATGCCGGTCAGGATCCAGGTGGCAGCGCCAAACAGCTGCTCAGCGGCGTGGATTTGAAGGTTGGAAAACTCACTGGTTTCGGCACCACCCTCGATCAGGCGTCGGTGCAGTTGACGCGTAAACCCGCCGCGTGGGCCCTGCAACTCGACAGTCAGCAGGCCAAGGGCAGCATCGGTATTCCCGATGCGAAAGCCGCACCGATTGCGGTCAATCTGCAATACGTACGTTTGCCGGCACCAGACCCTACGGTGCTGGCTGACGAGAATTCGCCGGATCCGCTGGCCTCCGTGGATCCGACGAAGATTCCGGCGCTGGATGTCACTATCAATCAGCTGTTCCAGGGGCCGGATCTGGTGGGCGCGTGGCATCTGAAAGTTCGGCCGACCGCCAAGGGCATTGCCTTCAATTCCCTGGATTTGGGCCTCAAGGGCATCCTCTTGCAGGGCAGCGGTGGCTGGGAAGGCATGCCGGGTAATTCCAGCAGTTGGTACAAGGGCCGGGTCAGTGGCAAGAACCTCGCCGACGTGCTCAAGGGCTGGGGCTTTGCGCCGAGCGTCACCAGTGAAGAATTTCATATGAATGTCGACGGTCGCTGGCCTGGGTCACCGGCGTGGCTGGCGACCAAGCGTTTCTCCGGCAGCCTTGATGCGTCACTGAATAAAGGTCAGTTCGTTGAAGTCGAGGGCAGCGCTCAGGCGCTGCGGGTATTCGGCCTGCTCAACTTCAACTCCATTGGCCGCCGCTTGCGCCTGGACTTTTCCGACCTGTTTGGCAAAGGCTTGAGCTATGACCGGGTCAAAGGCCTGCTGGTCGCCAGTAACGGGGTCTACGTGACCCGTGAACCGATTCTGCTGACCGGGCCGTCGAGCAACGTGGAGCTCAACGGCACACTGGACCTGGTGGGTGATCAGGTCGATGCCAAGTTGCTGGTGACTTTACCGGTGACCAACAATCTGCCGATTGCCGCGCTAATCGTTGGTGCCCCGGCCGTCGGCGGGGCGCTGTTCCTGATCGATAAGCTGATCGGTGACCGCGTGGCGCGCTTTGCCAGCGTTAAATACACCGTCAAAGGCCCATGGAAAGAACCGAAAATCACCTTCGACAAGCCTTTTTGA